A single Brassica rapa cultivar Chiifu-401-42 chromosome A04, CAAS_Brap_v3.01, whole genome shotgun sequence DNA region contains:
- the LOC103863645 gene encoding myosin-binding protein 3: MDYYRPTLCGILVAFLELAFAYCLLCVSAFVFIASKFLPCSGSLGYQNVYKLLFDWPFEIIQRIQNMAMTSRPRVWHHQEQEEEKNSVIQSKSLELMNKVRFLEKAVEEERLARAALMVELEEERAASASAADEAMAMILRLQADKASLEMEGKQYERMIEEKFAYDEEEMNILKEILFKREREKHFLEKELETYRQSDDDRDDAGDREPIVYDVHVIEDDKNSKMKHDGTAVHKERGNDDQMNQMEDVLKDRESSPSPSS, encoded by the coding sequence ATGGACTATTATAGACCGACACTTTGTGGAATCTTGGTTGCTTTTCTTGAATTAGCATTTGCTTATTGTCTTTTATGTGTATCAGCTTTCGTCTTTATTGCATCCAAGTTCCTTCCCTGTTCTGGAAGTCTTGGCTACCAAAACGTCTATAAACTTCTCTTTGATTGGCCATTCGAAATCATACAAAGAATCCAGAATATGGCCATGACCAGTAGACCAAGAGTTTGGCATCATcaagaacaagaagaggagaagaattCAGTTATTCAAAGCAAGAGCTTGGAGTTGATGAATAAGGTGAGGTTTCTTGAAAAAGCTGTTGAGGAAGAGAGATTAGCTAGAGCTGCTTTAATGGTGGAGTTGGAAGAAGAAAGAGCAGCTTCTGCATCAGCAGCTGATGAAGCTATGGCTATGATTCTGAGGTTACAAGCTGATAAAGCTTCCCTTGAAATGGAAGGGAAGCAGTATGAGAGGATGATCGAGGAGAAATTTGCGtatgatgaagaagagatgAATATTCTCAAGGAGATTCTCTTCaaaagggagagagagaagcaTTTTCTTGAGAAGGAACTTGAAACCTACAGGCAAAGTGATGATGATCGAGATGATGCTGGGGATAGAGAACCGATTGTGTATGATGTTCATGTCATTGAGGAtgataaaaattctaaaatgaaGCACGATGGCACTGCGGTACACAAAGAGAGGGGAAATGATGATCAGATGAACCAAATGGAAGATGTGTTAAAGGATCGTGAGTCATCGCCATCACCTTCTTCATAA
- the LOC103863644 gene encoding LOW QUALITY PROTEIN: NADPH-dependent aldehyde reductase-like protein, chloroplastic (The sequence of the model RefSeq protein was modified relative to this genomic sequence to represent the inferred CDS: deleted 1 base in 1 codon) — translation MDKNTRSSSSFPLAGRVAIVTGATRGIGRAIAIHLHSLGARVTLNYVSSSSEAELLASELNASSQQNSAIAVKADVSDPDQINNLFDQTEQEFGSKVHILINCAGVLDPKYPSLSETTLEDFEKTFRTNTRGAFVCCKEAANRVVRGGGGRIIMMSTSQVGALSPGYGVYTASKAAVETMVRVLAKELKGSQITANCVAPGPVATEMFYAGKSDETVKMLASACPMGRIGEPKDVAEIVGFLAGDGGEWINGQVIRTNGGFVV, via the exons ATGGATAAAAACACCAGAAGCTCATCGTCTTTCCCTCTGGCCGGTCGTGTAGCTATAGTGACTGGAGCCACAAGAGGCATCGGTCGTGCGATTGCAATTCACCTCCACAGCCTTGGCGCAAGAGTTACCCTCAATTATGTCTCGAGCTCATCAGAAGCTGAACTCTTGGCTTCAGAACTAAACGCGTCATCTCAACAAAACTCAGCAATAGCAGTCAAG GCAGATGTTTCAGATCCAGACCAGATCAATAACTTGTTTGATCAAACCGAACAAGAGTTCGGATCAAAAGTTCATATTCTCATTAATTGTGCAGGTGTCTTGGACCCAAAGTATCCATCTTTATCCGAGACTACACTTGAAGATTTCGAGAAAACATTCAGAACTAACACGAGAGGGGCTTTCGTGTGTTGCAAGGAAGCCGCTAATAGGGTTGTTAGAGGAGGTGGTGGAAGAATCATTATGATGTCTACTTCACAGGTCGGAGCACTCTCGCCAGGATATGGTGTCTATACTGCGTCAAAGGCTGCAGTGGAAACAATGGTAAGAGTGTTGGCAAAGGAACTTAAAGGAAGCCAGATAACCGCAAACTGTGTTGCTCCAGGGCCGGTTGCGACAGAGATGTTCTACGCAGGAAAAAGTGATGAAACGGTGAAGATGCTTGCAAGCGCGTGTCCAATGGGGAGGATTGGTGAGCCAAAGGATGTTGCGGAGATTGTAGGATTTTTGGCAGGTGATGGTGGGGAATGGATCAACGGTCAGGTTATTAGAACCAATGGTGGCTTTGTTGTGTGA
- the LOC103863687 gene encoding probable serine/threonine-protein kinase PBL24 has translation MSCFLGSTTNSKSRENEGSSMVAGYEQQNPQWNDRGQITSWESVAISKESPINIEAKSYTFRELAAATNSFKQEFLIGEGGFGRVYKGKLEKTGQVVAVKQLDRNRLQGNREFLLEISALSTLNHPNLVDLIGYCVDGDQRLLVYEFMPLGSLEDHLLVKPDAAPGQQPLDWNTRIRIVLGAAKGLEYLHEKANPPVIYRDFKSSNVLLNRDFEVKLSDFGLAKLGSVGDTQNASSRVTGTYGYCAPEYQKTGHLTVKSDVYSFGVVLLELITGKRVIDTTRPSYEQNLITWAQPIFRKPNRFPELADPLLRGEFPEKSLNQAIAVAAMCLHEEPIVRPLISDVVTALSFMSTETDSSSGFTGSVLKFQPSSGKIQTVEDLLQY, from the exons ATGAGTTGTTTCTTGGGGTCAACCACGAACAGCAAAAGTAGGGAGAATGAAGGCTCATCCATGGTTGCTGGTTATGAACAACAGAACCCTCAGT GGAATGATAGGGGACAAATAACTTCATGGGAATCAGTGGCAATTAGCAAAGAATCACCAATCAATATTGAGGCAAAGAGTTACACATTCCGTGAATTAGCGGCTGCTACAAATAGTTTCAAGCAAGAGTTCTTAATTGGAGAAGGAGGGTTCGGGAGAGTTTACAAAGGGAAGCTGGAGAAAACAGGACAG GTGGTGGCTGTGAAGCAACTTGATCGAAATAGATTACAAGGGAACAGAGAGTTTCTGCTAGAGATCTCTGCGTTAAGTACTCTTAATCATCCCAATCTTGTTGATCTTATTGGATATTGCGTTGATGGAGACCAAAGACTTCTTGTTTATGAGTTTATGCCTCTTGGTTCCCTTGAAGATCATCTTCTCG TTAAACCAGATGCTGCACCGGGACAACAACCATTGGATTGGAACACTCGGATAAGGATAGTCTTAGGAGCTGCAAAAGGGCTTGAGTATCTCCACGAAAAGGCAAACCCTCCGGTGATATATCGAGATTTTAAATCGTCGAATGTACTGCTCAACAGAGATTTCGAAGTAAAACTATCAGATTTTGGTTTGGCAAAACTTGGTTCGGTTGGTGACACACAAAATGCATCGTCCCGAGTTACGGGAACCTACGGTTATTGTGCTCCTGAGTATCAGAAAACCGGTCACCTTACGGTTAAATCTGATGTGTATAGTTTTGGAGTCGTGTTGTTGGAACTCATAACCGGTAAACGTGTTATTGACACAACGAGACCGAGTTATGAGCAAAACCTTATCACTTGG GCACAACCGATTTTCAGAAAACCAAATAGATTCCCGGAGCTAGCTGATCCACTCCTTCGAGGCGAGTTCCCGGAAAAAAGTCTAAACCAAGCTATAGCAGTAGCGGCAATGTGTCTGCATGAAGAACCAATAGTTCGACCATTAATCAGCGATGTCGTTACCGCCTTAAGTTTTATGAGTACAGAAACCGATTCATCATCTGGTTTCACGGGTAGCGTCCTAAAATTTCAACCTTCGTCTGGTAAAATTCAAACAGTGGAGGACCTGCTTCAATATTAG